A segment of the Terriglobales bacterium genome:
GCCTGTGATGAGCGTCGAGGATATTTGGAAGATGAACACAGCATCCGGATTGCCGTGAGCGTCAAGTGTGACGTCTCCCGTGATCCCAATTCCCGATGTGGATTTATAAACTCCCGGGCTGAGGGTTAGTCCACCCAGGTCTCCGGAGACGCTGGAAGCACCAGACCGTCCAGCAGCGTCGTTAAACGCAGTGATCAAGTCGGCCTGGGCTTGCGCCGCCACACCATCGGCTGCATGAGTAGTCCCGCTCACGAGTCCCGGCGGGAATCCAGTCACTGCGGTACCCGGA
Coding sequences within it:
- a CDS encoding ice-binding family protein is translated as PGTAVTGFPPGLVSGTTHAADGVAAQAQADLITAFNDAAGRSGASSVSGDLGGLTLSPGVYKSTSGIGITGDVTLDAHGNPDAVFIFQISSTLITGSGSHVVLTNSAKACNVFWQVGSSATLGTNSVFAGNILALTSIAVTTGAKFDGRALARNGAVTLDTNTINGCTCLP